One genomic window of Natronorubrum halophilum includes the following:
- a CDS encoding DegT/DnrJ/EryC1/StrS family aminotransferase: MISERPSLFGRSLSAPQSAGIGSFLERAPADVTFYGSGKAALYDGLSGLVEPGENVLIPAYLPDAVGEPFRDLGLEVRHYRLQTNLAPDLADIERRLDDETCAVMSVNYFGFPQPGLDEFTTLVDEYDCYHVDDNAHAPISVDNGTVLGTRGHLGITSFWKLLPVPNGAVLYCTDDTVAEAVTPSSFAGVRDQLGVADCSFVLKSIVTDLLDTNALLRQSVDGLVSGAAPSVPEPGMRYEAGKTPMSKLSAYIAEDADPATIRAARRDNYLAWQRVLESREDIEVLYESLPEGICPQVFPVRTSAPQRLLAELERCGVGTHTWPRLSATVRENAEYEVATQLSRELIVLPVHQHIEPSSIEAVGDRFRW, from the coding sequence ATGATCAGTGAACGTCCGTCGCTGTTCGGCCGGTCGTTGTCCGCGCCACAGTCGGCCGGTATCGGATCGTTCCTCGAGCGCGCCCCGGCCGACGTCACCTTTTATGGCTCCGGGAAAGCCGCGCTTTACGACGGACTGTCCGGACTCGTCGAACCCGGAGAGAACGTTCTCATCCCCGCGTACCTTCCCGATGCGGTCGGTGAACCCTTCCGCGATCTCGGGCTCGAGGTCCGCCACTACCGCCTGCAGACGAATCTCGCGCCGGATCTCGCCGATATCGAACGACGGCTCGACGACGAGACGTGTGCGGTCATGTCCGTCAACTACTTCGGATTCCCACAGCCGGGGCTCGATGAGTTTACGACACTCGTCGACGAGTACGACTGCTACCACGTCGACGATAACGCTCACGCGCCGATCAGCGTCGACAACGGGACGGTACTCGGAACCCGCGGCCATCTCGGGATTACGAGCTTCTGGAAGTTGCTGCCGGTTCCCAACGGGGCGGTCCTCTACTGTACCGACGACACCGTCGCCGAGGCGGTCACCCCCTCGTCGTTCGCCGGCGTCCGCGACCAGCTCGGGGTCGCCGACTGTTCGTTCGTTCTCAAGTCGATCGTCACCGACCTGCTCGACACGAACGCCCTGCTCCGCCAGTCGGTCGACGGTCTCGTTTCCGGCGCGGCCCCGTCGGTTCCGGAACCCGGCATGCGATACGAGGCCGGGAAGACGCCGATGTCGAAGCTCTCGGCGTACATCGCCGAAGACGCGGATCCCGCGACCATTCGAGCCGCTCGCCGGGATAACTATCTCGCGTGGCAACGCGTGCTCGAGAGTCGCGAGGATATCGAGGTCCTCTACGAATCGCTTCCCGAGGGGATCTGCCCGCAAGTCTTTCCCGTCCGAACGTCGGCCCCACAGCGGTTGCTCGCAGAACTCGAGCGCTGTGGCGTCGGGACGCACACGTGGCCGCGACTGTCCGCCACCGTTCGCGAGAACGCGGAGTACGAGGTTGCGACGCAACTGTCCCGGGAGCTCATCGTCCTTCCCGTCCACCAGCATATCGAGCCGTCCTCGATCGAAGCCGTCGGCGATCGCTTCCGGTGGTGA
- a CDS encoding ATP-binding protein, with protein sequence MSDQREILVGETDDGSDLQLPVVELLTGRGFVTGKSGSGKSNTASVIAEELLEAGYPLLIVDTDGEYYGLKEEYEMLHAGADEECDIQIGPEHAEQMASLALEENVPVILDVSGYLDEDVANELLRKIARQLFVKEKKLKKPFLLVVEEVHEYIPEGGGVGETGKLLIKISKRGRKHGLGILGISQRPADVKKDFITQANWLVWHRLTWDNDTNVVGRIIDTEYSELVSELNDGQAFVQTDWTEVDVRKVQFRRKRTFDAGATPGLDDFKRPELKSVSDALVGDLQDISERKQREEDRIIELENELEKKEKRIETLENELESARDVSSAAKQMADALMQPETVQTELPGDEEERRRLHDELLDLEAERDELEDELEARGERIETLEAKLASRTDTMERLREENERLRERVREHDTKREANSVAESGSTAESESKSMAEIVQAGGNDIEFGYTSVDSASSDGADSRSDITTATESAAPEELFEGEWIDDRLTRAAERSQCTATTARQALVVLARDEPLETKTVANRVGRSAVAVQGLCSELRTEGILDRPGKRTYTLSDGVRSKLTAMANANAE encoded by the coding sequence GTGAGCGACCAGCGTGAAATCCTCGTCGGCGAAACGGACGACGGATCGGATCTGCAACTGCCCGTCGTCGAACTACTGACCGGCCGCGGATTCGTCACCGGCAAGTCGGGATCGGGGAAGTCGAACACCGCATCGGTCATCGCCGAGGAGTTGCTCGAGGCCGGCTATCCCCTCCTCATCGTCGACACCGACGGCGAGTACTACGGGCTCAAAGAGGAGTACGAGATGCTCCACGCCGGTGCCGACGAGGAGTGTGACATCCAGATCGGCCCCGAGCACGCCGAGCAGATGGCCTCGCTCGCCCTCGAGGAGAACGTCCCGGTGATCCTCGACGTCTCGGGCTACCTCGACGAGGACGTGGCGAACGAACTCCTTCGGAAGATCGCGCGCCAACTGTTTGTCAAGGAGAAGAAGCTCAAAAAGCCCTTCCTGCTGGTCGTCGAGGAAGTCCACGAGTACATTCCGGAGGGCGGCGGCGTCGGCGAGACGGGGAAGCTACTGATCAAGATCAGCAAGCGCGGCCGAAAGCACGGTCTCGGGATTCTGGGCATCAGCCAGCGCCCGGCGGACGTGAAAAAGGACTTCATCACGCAGGCGAACTGGCTCGTCTGGCACCGGCTGACCTGGGATAACGATACGAACGTCGTCGGCCGGATCATCGACACGGAGTACTCGGAACTCGTCTCGGAGTTGAACGACGGACAGGCGTTCGTCCAGACCGACTGGACCGAAGTCGACGTTCGGAAGGTCCAGTTTCGCCGCAAGCGGACCTTCGACGCCGGCGCAACGCCCGGGCTCGACGATTTCAAGCGGCCGGAACTCAAGTCCGTCTCCGACGCACTCGTCGGCGACCTGCAGGATATTTCGGAGCGAAAGCAACGCGAAGAGGATCGGATCATCGAACTCGAGAACGAACTCGAGAAGAAGGAGAAACGCATCGAGACCCTCGAAAACGAACTCGAGTCGGCGCGGGACGTCTCGAGTGCGGCCAAGCAGATGGCGGACGCGTTGATGCAACCGGAGACGGTCCAGACGGAACTGCCGGGCGACGAGGAGGAGCGCCGTCGGCTCCACGACGAACTCCTCGACCTCGAGGCCGAGCGGGACGAACTCGAGGACGAACTCGAAGCGCGAGGCGAGCGGATCGAGACGCTCGAAGCGAAACTCGCGTCGCGGACGGATACGATGGAGCGGTTACGGGAAGAAAACGAGCGACTGCGGGAGCGAGTTCGCGAACACGATACGAAACGAGAAGCGAACTCGGTAGCGGAATCGGGCTCGACAGCGGAGTCGGAATCGAAGTCGATGGCGGAGATCGTCCAGGCCGGCGGCAACGACATCGAGTTCGGCTACACGTCGGTCGACAGCGCGTCCTCAGACGGTGCCGATAGCCGATCGGACATTACCACCGCGACGGAATCGGCGGCTCCCGAGGAGCTGTTCGAAGGCGAGTGGATCGACGACCGACTCACGCGTGCGGCCGAGCGATCGCAGTGTACCGCGACGACGGCCCGACAAGCGCTCGTCGTACTGGCTCGAGACGAACCCCTCGAGACGAAGACCGTCGCCAACAGGGTCGGGCGCTCGGCGGTTGCAGTCCAGGGGCTCTGCTCGGAGTTGCGGACGGAAGGGATCCTCGACCGGCCCGGCAAGCGGACCTACACGCTCAGCGACGGCGTGCGATCGAAGCTCACCGCGATGGCGAACGCGAACGCCGAGTAG
- a CDS encoding ParA family protein, translating into MTTQTPRAVSVALQKGGVGKTTLAINLAERLANRSNDVLLVDLDQQGNATEGVGLSDAYSSDRHIGDVLEDGSGTALEDVIRSTDSFDVLPAHEDLDSVENSIRSATFGELWIRNEIVDPVLGEEYDYVVVDSPPNLGPLADASLISTQNVIVPLRMSEPSVSGFERMYTQQIGPIRKEIDLDIMAIVPNSLAGDNEEKRIIGDLEESQFGEFLPQFARSVHFDDPDSPGPGLRERIAFRRAWREGVPLAAYDPESDMLDRLDELAAIVERGGVADA; encoded by the coding sequence ATGACGACACAAACCCCACGCGCCGTCAGCGTCGCCCTCCAGAAGGGCGGCGTCGGCAAAACGACGCTCGCGATCAATCTCGCCGAACGACTCGCCAACCGATCGAACGACGTCTTGCTCGTCGATTTAGACCAGCAGGGCAACGCCACCGAAGGCGTCGGGCTGAGCGACGCCTACAGCAGCGACCGCCACATCGGTGACGTCCTCGAGGACGGTTCCGGGACCGCACTCGAGGACGTGATCCGTTCGACGGACTCCTTCGACGTACTCCCGGCCCACGAGGACCTAGACAGCGTCGAAAACAGCATCCGGAGCGCGACCTTCGGCGAACTGTGGATCAGAAACGAGATCGTCGATCCCGTACTCGGCGAGGAGTACGACTACGTCGTCGTCGACTCGCCGCCGAACCTCGGGCCGCTCGCGGACGCCTCGCTCATTTCGACGCAGAACGTCATCGTCCCGCTGCGGATGAGCGAACCCAGCGTGAGCGGGTTCGAACGCATGTACACCCAACAGATCGGCCCGATTCGCAAGGAGATCGACCTCGATATCATGGCGATCGTCCCCAACTCGCTCGCCGGAGACAACGAGGAGAAGCGAATTATCGGCGATCTCGAGGAGTCCCAGTTCGGCGAGTTCCTCCCGCAGTTCGCTCGCTCGGTTCACTTCGACGATCCGGACTCGCCGGGTCCGGGGCTGCGCGAACGTATCGCCTTCCGCCGGGCGTGGCGCGAGGGCGTCCCGCTCGCGGCGTACGATCCGGAGAGCGATATGCTCGATCGATTGGACGAGCTGGCCGCGATCGTCGAACGCGGAGGTGTCGCCGATGCCTGA
- a CDS encoding DEAD/DEAH box helicase family protein: MTDEPSSNATGDELREQPNDDAADEQREELTIADFHDASQEAGRPVLTAAAVARALDLPHETATEALENLADRGAVRRLSVDTDPVVWYPSELEDLTDRERVIVFPKRREIIVDRPDQFTRAQLSQFAYHADGNGEQGYRYVVRPEDIWQAPHDSFEDLARTMRQALGQRSEPLEDWVESQWDRAHQFRLATHEDGYTVLEGQSPEIMGNVARQKLDEEHVHAPISETEDWVREGSEAAIKRILYEAGYPVQDHRDLESGEELPIDLEVRLRDYQQTWVDRFAEAGEGVFVGPPGSGKTVAALGAMAHVGGETLVLVPSRDLARQWAETIVEYTSLEPEQIGQYHGGRKEVRPVTIATYQIAGMDRHRSLFDDRQWGLVIFDECQHVPSDVYRRSTHLQSKHRLGLSASPIREDDRQTEIFTLVGPPIGTDWEALFEAGFVAEPELEIRYVPWGDEEQRNAYGSADGRGRYRIAAKNRGKIDDVRYLLSAHPDSKALVFVDYLEQGRELAAALDVPFLSGETPHHERRRLLEEFRRNERDLLVISRVGDEGIDLPTADLAIIASGLGGSRRQGTQRAGRTMRPAGGALVYVLATYGTREEDFARKQLQHLGRKGMTIREQTVETGDSAEFADSTETATGGEAADTADSTDK; this comes from the coding sequence GTGACCGACGAACCCTCCTCGAACGCAACTGGTGACGAGCTACGGGAGCAGCCGAACGACGACGCTGCGGACGAACAGCGCGAGGAGTTGACGATCGCGGACTTCCACGATGCCTCGCAAGAGGCGGGCCGACCGGTCCTCACCGCCGCGGCCGTCGCTCGAGCGCTCGACCTCCCCCACGAAACGGCCACCGAGGCGCTCGAGAACCTCGCAGATCGGGGCGCTGTCCGGCGACTCTCCGTCGACACCGACCCCGTCGTCTGGTACCCCAGCGAACTCGAGGATCTGACCGACCGGGAGCGCGTGATCGTCTTTCCGAAGCGTCGCGAGATTATCGTCGACCGGCCGGACCAGTTTACCCGCGCACAGCTCTCTCAGTTCGCCTACCACGCGGACGGCAACGGCGAGCAGGGCTATCGCTACGTCGTCAGGCCAGAGGATATCTGGCAGGCACCCCACGACTCCTTCGAGGACCTCGCCCGGACGATGCGCCAGGCGCTGGGACAGCGCTCCGAACCGCTCGAGGACTGGGTCGAAAGCCAGTGGGATCGCGCCCACCAGTTCCGGCTGGCGACCCACGAGGACGGCTACACCGTACTCGAGGGCCAGAGCCCGGAGATCATGGGCAATGTCGCCCGCCAGAAACTCGACGAGGAACACGTTCACGCCCCCATCTCCGAGACCGAAGACTGGGTCCGGGAGGGGTCAGAGGCCGCGATCAAGCGAATTCTCTACGAGGCGGGCTACCCGGTGCAGGACCACCGCGACCTCGAGTCCGGCGAGGAGCTACCGATCGACCTCGAGGTTCGGCTGCGGGACTACCAGCAGACGTGGGTCGATCGTTTCGCGGAGGCCGGGGAGGGCGTGTTCGTCGGCCCGCCGGGAAGCGGAAAAACCGTCGCCGCGCTGGGTGCGATGGCCCACGTCGGCGGGGAAACCCTCGTGCTCGTCCCGAGCCGGGATCTGGCCCGACAGTGGGCCGAGACGATCGTGGAGTACACCTCGCTCGAGCCGGAACAGATCGGACAGTACCACGGCGGCCGAAAGGAGGTCCGTCCGGTGACGATCGCCACCTACCAGATCGCCGGAATGGATCGCCACCGGTCGCTGTTCGACGACCGGCAGTGGGGGCTCGTGATCTTCGACGAGTGCCAGCACGTTCCCTCGGACGTGTACCGGCGGAGTACGCACCTCCAGTCCAAACACCGACTCGGGCTCTCGGCCAGCCCGATCCGGGAGGACGACCGCCAGACCGAGATCTTTACCCTCGTCGGCCCGCCGATCGGCACCGACTGGGAGGCGCTATTCGAGGCCGGCTTCGTCGCCGAACCGGAACTCGAGATCCGCTACGTGCCGTGGGGTGACGAGGAGCAGCGAAACGCCTACGGCTCGGCCGACGGCAGGGGGCGGTACCGAATCGCGGCGAAAAACCGGGGCAAGATCGACGACGTACGGTACCTGCTCTCGGCCCACCCCGACTCGAAAGCGCTCGTCTTCGTCGACTATCTGGAACAGGGCCGGGAGCTCGCAGCCGCCCTCGACGTGCCCTTCCTCAGCGGCGAGACGCCCCACCACGAGCGCCGGCGGCTGCTCGAGGAGTTCCGGCGGAACGAACGCGACCTGTTGGTCATCTCCCGCGTCGGCGACGAGGGAATCGACCTGCCGACGGCCGATCTCGCGATCATCGCCTCCGGTCTCGGCGGCTCTCGGCGACAGGGAACCCAGCGAGCCGGTCGGACGATGCGTCCGGCGGGCGGTGCGCTGGTGTACGTACTCGCCACGTACGGGACTCGCGAGGAGGACTTCGCCCGCAAACAGCTCCAGCACCTCGGCCGAAAGGGAATGACGATTCGGGAACAGACGGTCGAAACGGGAGACAGCGCCGAATTCGCTGATAGCACGGAAACAGCTACCGGCGGTGAAGCTGCAGACACCGCGGACTCCACCGACAAGTAG
- a CDS encoding AAA family ATPase, with protein MSQSDSDGVSLTVRAAEKRDAGRGVARIPELARRQLGVLSGDTVVIEGKKTTVAKMWPADPSVPENVIQIDGDTRANAGVHVGDTVAVGTKDTSTIAEAKRVTLAPPPTFADSQQGTGEREAAKTLRNRPVRAGEQIRIEGLDQEPFKVTDTDPAGDVRITSTTTIRIVGNGAETGRVSTSSAGRDGSASRDGDDANDVADARASASADVEPTSGVTYEDIGGLDEELELVREMIELPLSEPELFQRLGVDPPSGVLLYGPPGTGKTLIARAVANEVDAHFETISGPEIMSKYKGESEERLREVFETAEANAPTIIFFDEIDSIAGTRDDEGDAENRIVGQLLTLMDGLDARGEVIVIGATNRVDTIDPALRRGGRFDREIQIGVPDAEGRKEILEVHTRGMPLDDDVSVDAIARRTHGFVGADLDAVASEAAMAAIRGRPTEADDRSEWNRNPTVTKSHFDSALATIEPSAMREYVAESPNTDFSNVGGLEDAKQILRESVEWPLTYDRLFEETNTSPPSGVLLYGPPGTGKTLLARALAGETDVNFVRVDGPEIVDRYVGESEKAIREVFERARQSAPSIVFFDEIDAITAARGEGHEVTERVVSQLLTELDGMRENPNLVVLAATNRKDQIDPALLRPGRLDTHVLVGEPDQEAREKILEVHTRGKPLDDDIDVAELAAELEGYTGADLEALVRTASMKAIREVADEYDPDEANEKADEVVIERRHLEAARENGMPTR; from the coding sequence ATGAGTCAGTCGGATTCGGACGGCGTCTCGCTGACGGTTCGCGCCGCCGAAAAGCGGGACGCAGGGCGGGGTGTCGCACGGATCCCGGAGTTGGCACGTCGCCAGCTCGGCGTTTTAAGCGGCGACACCGTCGTTATCGAGGGCAAAAAGACGACCGTCGCGAAGATGTGGCCGGCGGATCCGTCGGTCCCGGAGAACGTTATCCAGATCGACGGAGACACGCGCGCAAACGCCGGCGTCCACGTCGGCGATACGGTCGCCGTCGGAACGAAAGACACGTCGACGATCGCCGAGGCGAAGCGAGTGACGCTCGCACCGCCACCGACGTTCGCCGATAGCCAGCAGGGGACGGGCGAGCGCGAGGCGGCCAAGACGCTCCGAAATCGGCCGGTACGGGCCGGCGAGCAGATACGGATAGAAGGCCTCGATCAGGAGCCGTTCAAAGTCACCGATACCGACCCCGCAGGCGACGTCCGAATCACGAGTACGACCACGATACGGATCGTCGGAAACGGCGCGGAGACGGGACGTGTCAGCACCTCGAGCGCCGGCCGAGACGGGAGCGCGTCCCGCGACGGCGACGACGCGAACGACGTAGCGGACGCACGGGCGTCCGCCAGCGCTGATGTCGAACCCACCTCCGGCGTCACCTACGAGGACATCGGCGGGTTGGACGAGGAACTCGAGCTGGTTCGGGAGATGATCGAACTCCCGCTCTCGGAACCCGAACTGTTCCAGCGACTCGGGGTCGATCCGCCGTCCGGCGTCTTGCTGTATGGACCGCCGGGGACCGGCAAGACGCTGATCGCGCGCGCGGTGGCGAACGAGGTCGACGCCCACTTCGAGACGATCTCCGGCCCCGAAATCATGTCGAAGTACAAGGGCGAGTCCGAAGAGCGACTGCGCGAAGTGTTCGAAACGGCGGAAGCGAACGCGCCGACGATCATCTTCTTCGACGAGATCGATTCCATCGCCGGCACCCGCGACGACGAGGGCGACGCCGAAAACCGAATCGTCGGCCAGCTACTGACGCTGATGGACGGCCTGGACGCCCGCGGCGAGGTGATCGTCATCGGCGCGACCAACCGCGTCGATACGATCGATCCCGCACTCCGTCGCGGCGGTCGGTTCGATCGCGAGATCCAGATCGGCGTTCCCGACGCGGAGGGGCGCAAGGAAATCCTCGAGGTCCACACCCGCGGGATGCCGCTCGACGACGACGTCAGCGTCGACGCGATCGCCCGACGAACGCACGGGTTCGTCGGTGCGGATCTCGACGCGGTGGCGAGCGAGGCCGCGATGGCCGCGATCCGCGGTCGACCGACCGAAGCCGACGATCGGTCGGAGTGGAACCGAAATCCCACCGTCACGAAGTCCCACTTCGATAGTGCGCTCGCGACCATCGAACCGTCGGCGATGCGCGAGTACGTCGCCGAGTCGCCGAACACGGACTTTTCGAACGTCGGCGGCCTCGAGGACGCAAAACAGATCCTCCGGGAGTCGGTCGAGTGGCCGCTGACCTACGATCGGCTCTTCGAAGAGACGAACACCAGCCCGCCCTCCGGCGTTCTGTTGTACGGTCCGCCGGGAACCGGAAAGACCCTGCTCGCCCGAGCGCTCGCGGGCGAGACCGACGTCAACTTCGTCCGCGTCGACGGCCCCGAGATCGTCGATCGCTACGTCGGCGAGAGCGAGAAGGCGATTCGGGAGGTGTTCGAACGCGCCCGACAGTCCGCGCCGTCGATCGTCTTCTTCGACGAAATTGACGCGATCACGGCCGCTCGAGGGGAGGGCCACGAGGTCACCGAACGCGTCGTCTCACAGCTTCTGACGGAGTTAGATGGGATGCGCGAGAATCCGAATCTGGTGGTGCTCGCCGCGACGAATCGCAAGGACCAGATCGATCCCGCGTTGCTCCGGCCCGGTCGGCTGGACACGCACGTGCTCGTCGGCGAACCCGATCAGGAGGCCCGCGAGAAGATCCTCGAGGTCCACACGCGCGGGAAACCACTGGACGACGATATCGACGTGGCGGAACTGGCCGCCGAACTCGAGGGCTACACGGGCGCGGATCTCGAGGCCCTCGTTCGGACGGCCTCGATGAAGGCGATTCGAGAGGTGGCCGACGAGTACGATCCCGACGAGGCGAACGAGAAGGCGGACGAGGTCGTGATCGAGCGACGGCATCTCGAAGCGGCGCGGGAGAACGGGATGCCGACGCGGTGA
- a CDS encoding DUF7128 family protein: protein MVVQTERDDATWWECETCGLLFDEKSDAAEHEKRCDDTDPSYIQ from the coding sequence ATGGTCGTCCAGACTGAGCGAGACGACGCCACGTGGTGGGAGTGTGAGACCTGCGGGCTACTCTTCGACGAGAAATCGGACGCGGCGGAACACGAAAAACGGTGTGACGACACCGACCCGTCTTACATCCAGTAG
- a CDS encoding DUF7508 domain-containing protein has translation MPLQKPWRDLDRKTVATAPDRPGVYELGGTTGDVHTVDHGVLRDDLKTALAYGDGDRVRWTETHTLEQARELAADHRERLE, from the coding sequence GTGCCGCTACAGAAGCCGTGGCGGGACCTCGATCGGAAGACGGTCGCTACCGCACCGGATCGTCCGGGCGTCTACGAACTCGGCGGCACAACGGGAGACGTGCACACGGTCGACCACGGAGTCCTTCGCGACGACCTCAAAACGGCGCTGGCCTACGGCGACGGCGACCGGGTTCGCTGGACGGAGACGCACACCCTCGAGCAGGCCCGCGAACTCGCCGCGGACCACCGCGAGCGACTCGAGTGA
- a CDS encoding DUF5796 family protein, translating to MSARNNVAPSTIGVDLIDGGVVVEYLDGRDVFYHGPPKPVEGAITTPPGKEVHVLVTDPDGVEGVMTYVNDRNTHDDILESTGVGRVMLEGDDEEILFPGVTVTTEAYSIRVDADLSLIDGRLFVFAEDEMSEHAYELVEEDDGTDDENDTGDIGGE from the coding sequence ATGAGCGCGCGCAACAACGTCGCACCGAGCACGATCGGCGTCGACCTCATCGACGGCGGCGTCGTCGTCGAGTACCTCGACGGTCGGGACGTCTTCTATCACGGCCCGCCGAAACCCGTCGAGGGCGCGATTACGACGCCACCGGGAAAGGAGGTCCACGTCCTCGTCACCGACCCCGACGGGGTCGAGGGCGTCATGACGTACGTCAACGACCGCAACACACACGACGACATCCTTGAGTCGACCGGCGTCGGTCGCGTCATGCTCGAGGGCGACGACGAGGAGATACTGTTCCCGGGCGTAACCGTCACGACGGAAGCGTACTCGATTCGCGTCGACGCCGACCTCTCGCTGATCGACGGTCGACTGTTCGTCTTCGCCGAAGACGAGATGAGCGAACACGCCTACGAACTCGTCGAGGAGGACGACGGCACGGACGACGAGAACGATACCGGCGACATCGGCGGGGAGTAG
- a CDS encoding shikimate kinase, with amino-acid sequence MDGRAVAPAAGTVLNALATGTGSAFAIDLETTATVELTSDGRVDAEIVGQPDADTTLVERCATLTIAEHASPAGLNESTVGARVRTESEVPMASGLKSSSAAANATVLATLDALEIADAVDRIDACRLGVRAARDAGVTVTGAFDDASASMLGGVTVTDNATDELLAREEIDWHALVYTPPEQSFSADADVSACERIAPMADLVAELALDGRYGEAMTVNGFAFCGALEFSTGPMIDALPDAAGVSLSGTGPSYVAVGDQSTLETVRDRWDERDGTTRLLRTRTDGTELA; translated from the coding sequence ATGGACGGCCGCGCCGTCGCCCCGGCAGCCGGTACGGTTCTCAACGCGCTCGCGACCGGAACCGGCTCTGCCTTCGCGATCGACCTCGAGACGACAGCCACCGTCGAACTCACCAGTGACGGACGCGTCGACGCCGAGATTGTCGGCCAGCCCGACGCCGATACGACGCTCGTCGAGCGCTGTGCTACACTGACGATCGCCGAACACGCTTCACCCGCTGGGCTGAACGAGTCGACCGTCGGTGCTCGAGTCCGAACGGAGAGCGAGGTTCCGATGGCTTCGGGGCTGAAGAGTTCGAGCGCCGCCGCGAACGCGACCGTGCTCGCAACGCTCGACGCGCTCGAGATCGCCGACGCAGTTGATCGGATCGACGCCTGCCGACTGGGTGTGCGAGCCGCTCGCGACGCGGGCGTGACGGTTACGGGTGCGTTCGACGACGCCAGCGCGAGCATGCTCGGCGGTGTGACGGTGACGGATAACGCGACCGATGAACTGCTTGCCCGCGAGGAAATCGATTGGCACGCGCTCGTCTACACCCCGCCCGAGCAGTCGTTCAGCGCCGACGCCGACGTCTCCGCTTGCGAGCGGATCGCCCCCATGGCCGACCTCGTCGCTGAGCTGGCACTGGACGGCCGCTACGGCGAGGCCATGACCGTCAACGGCTTCGCGTTCTGCGGTGCCCTCGAGTTCTCGACCGGTCCGATGATCGACGCGTTGCCCGACGCCGCCGGCGTCTCCCTGTCGGGGACGGGACCGAGTTACGTCGCCGTCGGCGATCAATCGACGCTCGAGACGGTTCGAGACCGGTGGGACGAACGCGACGGAACGACACGATTACTGCGGACGCGAACGGACGGAACAGAACTAGCATGA
- a CDS encoding chorismate mutase, whose amino-acid sequence MTREADTATDGGEENRTPDEMSLDELREEIQTIDREIVELIAQRTYVADTIAQVKDEQGLPTTDEKQEQQVMDRAGANAKQFDVDDNLVKAIFRLLIELNKVEQRENR is encoded by the coding sequence ATGACTCGAGAAGCCGACACAGCCACGGACGGCGGCGAGGAGAACCGAACACCGGACGAGATGAGCCTCGACGAACTGCGCGAGGAGATCCAGACGATCGATCGCGAGATCGTCGAACTGATCGCCCAGCGAACCTACGTCGCGGACACGATCGCACAGGTCAAAGACGAGCAGGGGCTGCCGACAACCGACGAGAAACAGGAGCAACAGGTCATGGACCGGGCCGGAGCCAACGCAAAACAGTTCGACGTCGACGACAATCTCGTAAAAGCGATCTTTCGGCTGTTGATCGAACTGAACAAGGTGGAACAAAGGGAGAACCGGTAG
- a CDS encoding type II toxin-antitoxin system PemK/MazF family toxin, with the protein MSEESEVRRGDVVVVRLDPAKGHEMKKTRPAVVLQNDIGNENSSTTIVAPATGTYRGYPFEVLVEAAESPFEKDSSVRLDQVRVVSIEKRIHSVVGSLDAETMEAVDEALKLSLGLD; encoded by the coding sequence ATGAGCGAGGAATCGGAAGTTCGGCGCGGAGACGTCGTTGTCGTCCGACTGGACCCCGCCAAGGGCCACGAAATGAAGAAGACACGACCAGCGGTGGTCTTACAGAACGATATCGGAAACGAAAATTCTAGTACGACCATCGTCGCGCCCGCAACGGGAACATATCGAGGCTATCCCTTCGAGGTACTCGTTGAAGCGGCGGAGTCGCCGTTCGAGAAGGATTCGTCCGTTCGTCTCGACCAAGTTCGTGTCGTGTCCATCGAAAAGCGGATTCACTCGGTAGTCGGAAGTCTCGACGCCGAGACGATGGAGGCGGTGGACGAAGCGTTGAAACTGAGTCTCGGACTAGACTGA
- a CDS encoding PIN domain-containing protein, with protein MKLVVDANVVISALIADSKTRELIVTLEPELLTPEFVHDEIENYTGLIVEKSGMNPERVLQFVDLLFQYIETVPAEEFYPHIEEAEAAIGETDPDDVLYVACALAGGANIWSDDTDFDEQDVVETHSMTDVIDSFDTR; from the coding sequence ATGAAGTTGGTCGTCGACGCTAACGTCGTCATCTCCGCGCTCATCGCCGACTCGAAAACCCGCGAACTCATCGTTACGCTCGAACCGGAGCTCCTGACACCCGAGTTCGTCCACGACGAAATCGAGAACTACACCGGTTTGATCGTCGAGAAATCCGGTATGAATCCGGAACGGGTCTTGCAGTTCGTCGACCTTCTGTTCCAGTATATCGAGACCGTTCCCGCCGAGGAGTTCTACCCACACATCGAGGAGGCCGAAGCAGCGATCGGTGAGACCGATCCCGACGACGTGCTGTACGTCGCGTGTGCGCTCGCCGGTGGCGCGAACATTTGGAGCGACGACACAGATTTCGATGAGCAAGATGTCGTCGAGACGCATTCGATGACCGACGTGATCGACTCGTTCGACACGCGCTAA